In the genome of Plasmodium chabaudi chabaudi strain AS genome assembly, chromosome: 6, one region contains:
- a CDS encoding tRNAHis guanylyltransferase, putative yields the protein MANSKFAYVKLFEEEKKILLNCYFVVRIDGSDFKKFIKQHEYVKPNDLRGLNLMNECAISVLKNYDEIDFCYGHSDEFSFLFRKSTKLWNRRHDKILTNVVSYFTSSFIFNWKKYFPNKELVYPPSFDARIIVYPTKDEIKDYFSWRQADCHINTQYNECFWNLVLKSNYTHEEAYKFLLTTQTKDKNELLFTRFNINYNNLPEIFRRGTIIIRNKNYKKNNPLKINTTQHVQNDEEWKKQINQHTHIENSDIDLCHISNVDTNNNCDPDSLKPYPNDQSNTTDKFITTHENLITETFWNKYDFVFKKKKELKCKEYSHS from the coding sequence ATGGCTAACAGCAAATTCGCGtatgtaaaattatttgaagaagaaaaaaaaatactattgAATTGCTACTTTGTTGTAAGAATAGATGGAAgtgattttaaaaaatttataaaacaacATGAATATGTTAAGCCAAATGATTTAAGAGGACTAAATTTAATGAACGAATGCGCAATCagtgttttaaaaaattatgatgaaaTAGATTTTTGTTATGGACATTCAGACGAAtttagttttttatttagaaAGTCTACAAAGTTATGGAACAGAAGgcatgataaaatattaactaATGTAGTGTCATATTTTACCTCAtcctttatatttaattggaaaaaatattttcctaATAAAGAGTTAGTATACCCTCCATCATTCGATGCAAGAATAATTGTATATCCAACTAAggatgaaataaaagattatttttcatGGCGACAAGCTGATTGtcatataaatacacaATATAATGAATGCTTTTGGAATTtagttttaaaaagtaaTTACACACATGAAGAGgcttataaatttttattaacaactCAGACAAAAGATAAAAacgaattattatttacccgctttaatattaattataataatcttCCTGAAATTTTTAGACGAGGTACTATAATAAttcgaaataaaaattacaaaaaaaataatcctttaaaaataaatacaactCAGCATGTACAGAATGACGAAGAAtggaaaaaacaaataaatcaaCATACCCATATAGAAAATAGTGACATTGATTTATGTCATATATCAAATGTAGACACCAATAATAATTGCGATCCAGATTCTTTAAAGCCATACCCCAATGACCAAAGCAATACTACagataaatttataacaaCTCATGAAAATTTGATTACTGAAACATTTtggaataaatatgattttgtttttaaaaaaaaaaaggaattaaAATGTAAAGAATATTCTCATTCATAA